In Anoplopoma fimbria isolate UVic2021 breed Golden Eagle Sablefish chromosome 12, Afim_UVic_2022, whole genome shotgun sequence, one DNA window encodes the following:
- the abtb1 gene encoding ankyrin repeat and BTB/POZ domain-containing protein 1 codes for MDVCDLFSSCRKGDVCRVRYLVEQRDVDLNVRDKWDSSPLYYACLCGHEEVVQYLLANGAKCEANTFDGERCMYGSLNDSVRRLLKDYKCISVRAMQRDDFNYFLHMLLEQGQHSDVKFLVHGQVFTAHRCVLSARSEYFTDMFETKWKGKTLITLKHPLINPAAFGAILQYSYTGRMDIDISLVEDCRRLAKQCKMEVLIEELEKKCKQLYEFVSNKPGICVKVLSLDPHICQLQEELAQLADCALPIELRVGFGELPFNRVDRFPTYPDICFRVEGSNFLCHKAFFCGRSDYFKALLEDHFSEGEQLQSQPSTPVITLHNISHEIFIHVMYYIYTNYTELITDVVFDVLCVADMYLLTGLKRLCGKTLSKTICEDNVVYMWKMAKLFRLSRLEDNCTEFMAKIIERLVEQAEFAEIIKEDAASVEDRQETDSVPLVDEIRYHITGNVQTFSAIEETNQKLEALEELLSNINIYC; via the exons ATACCTTGTTGAACAAAGAGACGTGGACCTCAATGTAAGAGATAAATGGGACAGCTCCCCTCT GTATTATGCTTGTCTCTGCGGTCACGAGGAAGTGGTCCAGTACCTGTTGGCTAATG GTGCCAAGTGTGAAGCCAACACGTTTGATGGCGAGCGGTGTATGTACGGCTCTCTGAACGATTCTGTCCGACGCCTGCTCAAAGATTATAAGTGCATCAGCGTGCGCGCCATGCAGCGGGACGACTTCAACTACTTTCTGCACAT GTTACTGGAGCAAGGTCAACACAGCGACGTCAAGTTCCTGGTTCATGGACAAGTATTTACGGCCCACCGATGCGTCCTCAGTGCACGCTCAGAGTACTTCACCGATATGTTTGAGACCAAGTGGAAAGGGAAGACCTTGATCACCCTCAAACACCCTTTG ATCAACCCTGCAGCCTTTGGAGCAATCCTGCAATATTCCTATACAG GACGTATGGATATTGATATAAGCCTCGTGGAGGACTGCAGACGACTTGCCAAACAGTGCAAGATGGAAGTTCTAatagaggagctggagaagaaaTGCAAACAGCTGTATGAATTTG TGTCCAACAAGCCGGGAATCTGTGTGAAGGTTCTCAGCCTGGATCCTCACATCTGTCAACTTCAGGAGGAGTTGGCTCAGTTAGCAGACTGTGCACTTCCCATTGAACTGAGA GTTGGATTTGGCGAACTTCCCTTTAACAGAGTCGACCGCTTCCCTACTTACCCCGACATCTGCTTCAGAGTCGAGGGCTCCAACTTCTTGTGCCATAAG GCGTTTTTCTGCGGACGTAGTGATTATTTTAAAGCCCTGCTGGAGGACCACTTCAGTGAGGGGGAGCAGCTTCAGTCCCAGCCCAGCACCCCAGTGATTACTTTACACAACATTTCCCATGAAATATTCATCCACGTCATGTATTACATCTACACCAATTACACGGAG CTAATAACGGATGTCGTGTTTGACGTGCTGTGCGTGGCCGACATGTATCTGCTGACGGGGCTGAAGCGTCTTTGTGGGAAGACGCTCTCCAAGACTATATGCGAGGACAACGTTGTGTACATGTGGAAGATGGCCAAGCTTTTCCGTCTCTCTCGGCTGGAGGATAACTGCACAGAGTTCATGGCCAAGATCATTGAGCGG CTGGTGGAGCAGGCCGAGTTCGCAGAGATCATCAAGGAGGACGCTGCGTCCGTGGAGGACCGGCAAGAGACGGACTCCGTCCCCCTGGTGGACGAAATCCGCTACCACATCACGGGCAACGTGCAGACCTTCAGTGCGATAGAGGAGACCAATCAGAAACTGGAGGCTTTGGAGGAATTGCTCTCCAACATCAATATTTACTGCTGA